The [Eubacterium] siraeum genome contains a region encoding:
- a CDS encoding ABC transporter ATP-binding protein/permease, with amino-acid sequence MLKTLKKFFDFCGKENRKLFIISIRLGVISAICSAMRIPAAAVVIKALLDNNVTVSTLWTSLGIIVVSLIVTIAINMKSTMLQTKAGYRACADKRVEIAEHLRYLPMGWFNDNSLGEVTSVTTNTMENMANIATRVVMVTTKGFLTSGIIAVMMLFFDWRMGLITLAGLVLFFAVNAAMQRAEQTLSKHKFDADERLVSKVLEYVQGIAEVKNFDLTNDSSTQVHTAVEESRKASFAMEIPSVLYMLAQLVINKLTGVAVCTAAIIFCLGGTMELSNCLLMLICSFILFEQLDSAGSFSSLFRSIDIGVDKANSILNVEPMDIDGEDLSPRCEDITLSHVSFSYDSKPILRDVSLTVPEKTTVAIVGPSGSGKSTLCNLMARFWDVQSGSVSLGGKDVREYSYDSLIRNFSFVFQRTYLFSDTIANNIRFGKPDATLEEVKAAAEKARCYDFIMAKPDGFDTVIGEGGATLSGGERQRISIARAIMKDAPIIILDEATANVDPENEKELMEAVSELTHDKTVIMIAHRLKTVRNADCIFVVDHGEIVQQGTHDELVAVDGLYRRFVVERKQAAGWKV; translated from the coding sequence ATGCTTAAAACTCTGAAAAAGTTCTTTGACTTCTGCGGAAAAGAAAACCGCAAATTATTTATCATATCCATCCGGCTCGGAGTAATCAGCGCCATCTGCTCTGCTATGCGTATTCCTGCCGCCGCCGTTGTCATTAAGGCACTTCTTGACAATAACGTCACTGTGTCAACGCTATGGACAAGTCTTGGTATAATAGTCGTTTCTTTGATTGTGACTATTGCGATAAATATGAAATCCACTATGCTGCAGACAAAAGCAGGCTACCGTGCCTGCGCCGACAAGCGTGTTGAAATTGCCGAGCATCTGCGCTATCTGCCTATGGGCTGGTTCAACGACAACAGTCTTGGCGAAGTGACAAGCGTCACTACAAACACTATGGAAAACATGGCTAACATTGCGACCCGTGTGGTTATGGTCACGACAAAGGGATTTCTGACCTCCGGCATCATTGCGGTCATGATGCTTTTCTTCGATTGGAGAATGGGTCTTATCACACTTGCGGGTCTGGTGCTGTTTTTTGCTGTAAATGCCGCTATGCAACGGGCGGAGCAAACACTCAGCAAACACAAATTCGATGCTGATGAACGGCTCGTTTCTAAGGTGCTTGAGTATGTTCAAGGTATCGCTGAGGTCAAGAATTTCGACCTTACCAACGATTCCTCAACGCAGGTACACACCGCTGTGGAAGAATCCCGCAAGGCTTCCTTTGCTATGGAGATACCGTCGGTTCTTTATATGCTGGCACAGCTTGTTATAAACAAGCTCACAGGTGTTGCAGTCTGCACCGCCGCAATAATATTCTGTCTAGGCGGCACAATGGAGCTTTCAAACTGCCTTCTTATGCTCATATGCTCGTTCATACTGTTTGAACAGCTCGACAGTGCAGGCAGCTTTTCATCACTGTTCCGCTCGATTGACATAGGTGTAGACAAGGCAAATTCCATACTGAATGTCGAGCCTATGGATATTGACGGCGAGGATCTGTCGCCTCGGTGCGAGGATATTACCCTTTCCCACGTCAGCTTCTCATATGACAGCAAGCCTATTCTTCGTGATGTGTCGCTGACCGTTCCCGAAAAAACCACTGTTGCCATCGTAGGCCCGTCCGGAAGCGGAAAATCCACACTATGCAATCTTATGGCAAGGTTCTGGGATGTGCAGAGCGGCAGTGTCAGCCTCGGAGGAAAAGATGTACGGGAATACAGCTATGACAGCCTGATACGCAATTTCTCCTTCGTGTTCCAGCGGACATATCTGTTCTCGGACACCATTGCCAACAACATCCGCTTCGGCAAACCGGATGCCACTCTTGAAGAAGTGAAAGCCGCCGCTGAAAAAGCCCGTTGCTACGATTTCATTATGGCAAAGCCCGATGGATTTGACACGGTCATCGGTGAAGGCGGCGCAACGCTTTCGGGCGGAGAACGGCAACGAATTTCCATTGCCCGTGCGATCATGAAGGACGCACCGATAATCATTCTTGACGAGGCGACCGCCAATGTCGATCCCGAGAACGAGAAGGAGCTTATGGAGGCGGTTTCCGAACTGACCCACGACAAGACCGTCATAATGATTGCCCACAGGCTGAAAACAGTGCGTAATGCCGATTGTATTTTTGTGGTAGATCACGGCGAGATAGTTCAGCAGGGTACTCACGATGAGCTTGTGGCTGTGGATGGATTATACCGTCGCTTTGTAGTCGAGCGTAAGCAGGCTGCAGGGTGGAAGGTTTAA
- a CDS encoding ABC transporter ATP-binding protein/permease: MNKTQKTNRSVFSWLSEFAKGRRGEYLLSVITALIGVACSLIPYFLIIKIITALINGTAELSYYLTLCAWMAGLWILRYILHSVSTTLSHHATFHVLAKVRIMLLDKLATLPLGTVLDRSSGSYKNIIVERVDSIETTLAHLLPEMTANIVGALAVLALIFANDRRMGLSMLIVLPLGMLCFMSMFRGYNEKFQRTVTSTKALNDTAVEYIGGIEVIKAFGQSKTGYAKFVSAAKEGADCFIDWMKSSLFGQSAGMAIFPSTLLGVLPVGCLLYMQGTLTADTFLTVIVLSFGVMQPLMTAFSYTDDIAQVRTIVGEVSEVLSCEDMRRPEKAVKLPCDNSIELKNVRFAYHDKEVLHGINLHIEQGTVNALVGPSGSGKSTIARLIASLWDVKDGSVELGGVDIRTLPLAECTKRIANVSQDNYLFDLSVMDNIRMGRKGATDEEVIDAAKKSGCHEFIMSLENGYQTVCGASGGHLSGGERQRISITRAMLKDAPVVILDEATSYTDPENEAVIQSALAKLVKGKTVIVIAHRLSTIADADQIIVVNQGHIEAAGTQEELLKSCPLYKTMWDAHISVKDNGEAV; encoded by the coding sequence ATGAACAAAACCCAAAAAACGAACCGCTCCGTTTTCTCGTGGCTGTCGGAGTTTGCAAAAGGCAGACGGGGCGAATATTTACTTAGCGTTATTACTGCGCTTATCGGTGTTGCCTGCTCGCTTATCCCGTATTTTCTCATAATCAAAATCATTACAGCACTTATAAACGGCACAGCAGAGCTTTCATATTACCTGACGCTCTGCGCATGGATGGCAGGCTTATGGATTTTACGCTATATATTGCACAGCGTGTCCACTACCCTTTCCCACCACGCAACCTTCCATGTGCTTGCTAAAGTGCGGATAATGCTGTTAGACAAGCTGGCGACACTGCCGCTCGGAACTGTGCTTGACCGTTCCTCAGGCTCATACAAGAACATCATCGTGGAACGTGTGGATTCTATTGAAACCACGCTTGCACATCTTCTGCCCGAAATGACCGCCAACATTGTCGGCGCACTGGCTGTACTTGCGCTGATATTTGCAAATGACCGGCGTATGGGGCTTTCTATGCTCATCGTTTTGCCGCTGGGGATGCTCTGCTTTATGTCGATGTTCAGAGGCTATAACGAGAAGTTTCAGCGTACCGTCACCTCAACAAAAGCGCTCAACGATACCGCAGTTGAATATATCGGCGGCATTGAGGTAATCAAGGCATTCGGACAATCAAAAACCGGTTATGCAAAGTTCGTGTCCGCCGCAAAAGAAGGCGCAGATTGCTTCATCGACTGGATGAAAAGCAGCCTGTTCGGACAGTCCGCAGGAATGGCGATTTTTCCCTCGACTCTGCTCGGAGTTCTGCCTGTAGGATGCCTGCTATATATGCAGGGTACGCTTACAGCCGATACCTTTCTTACTGTTATCGTGCTGTCATTCGGCGTAATGCAGCCGCTTATGACCGCTTTCTCCTATACCGATGATATAGCACAGGTACGCACCATTGTCGGCGAAGTATCCGAGGTGCTTTCCTGCGAGGATATGCGGCGACCTGAGAAAGCCGTAAAGCTACCTTGCGATAACTCAATCGAGCTGAAAAACGTCCGCTTTGCCTATCACGATAAAGAGGTGCTTCACGGCATCAATCTGCATATAGAACAAGGTACTGTCAACGCTCTTGTCGGCCCGTCGGGAAGCGGAAAGTCCACTATTGCCCGTCTTATCGCATCTCTCTGGGATGTAAAGGACGGCTCGGTGGAGCTTGGCGGCGTGGATATCCGTACCTTGCCGCTTGCCGAATGCACAAAACGCATTGCAAATGTTTCTCAGGATAACTACCTGTTCGATCTGTCGGTAATGGATAATATCCGTATGGGCAGAAAAGGTGCAACCGATGAAGAAGTCATAGATGCGGCGAAAAAAAGCGGCTGTCACGAATTCATTATGAGCCTTGAAAACGGCTATCAGACCGTGTGCGGTGCATCGGGCGGACATCTTTCGGGCGGCGAACGACAGCGTATCTCCATTACCCGTGCTATGCTGAAGGACGCACCTGTCGTCATTCTTGATGAAGCTACCTCATACACCGACCCCGAAAACGAGGCGGTCATTCAATCCGCACTGGCAAAGCTCGTAAAGGGCAAGACTGTAATTGTCATTGCTCACCGTCTGTCAACCATTGCCGATGCAGATCAGATAATCGTCGTAAATCAGGGTCATATCGAAGCCGCCGGCACGCAAGAGGAGCTTCTGAAGTCCTGTCCGCTGTATAAGACAATGTGGGATGCCCACATCAGCGTAAAAGATAACGGGGAGGCAGTATAA
- a CDS encoding MptD family putative ECF transporter S component: METVNRNKLKIKDIITVVLLALINVVLFFASSLLYATPITIILMPVFFALLEGIVYFIIGTKVKKPGAILIYSIVRAILGGYLPYIILFILSGAITELLLWKIGYGSAKALTIGYIINQVLAAFGSTIIPYAIAASAMADQAVTDGRQDTILDASKLLQSWVSVALVIGVIVAALIGALIGKRIVKKHLTV; encoded by the coding sequence ATGGAAACCGTAAACCGTAACAAGCTTAAAATCAAGGACATCATTACCGTTGTCCTGCTGGCGCTTATAAATGTGGTGCTGTTCTTTGCAAGCTCACTTTTATACGCAACGCCGATAACCATAATTCTTATGCCGGTATTTTTTGCCCTGCTTGAAGGCATTGTCTACTTCATCATCGGCACAAAGGTGAAAAAGCCGGGTGCTATCCTCATTTACAGTATCGTCCGTGCCATTCTGGGCGGATACCTGCCGTACATCATACTTTTCATTCTCTCCGGTGCCATTACCGAGCTGCTGCTGTGGAAGATAGGCTACGGCAGTGCAAAAGCACTGACTATAGGCTATATCATCAATCAGGTGCTTGCCGCATTCGGAAGCACAATAATACCCTACGCTATCGCCGCAAGCGCTATGGCGGATCAGGCAGTAACAGACGGTCGTCAGGATACTATCCTTGATGCGTCAAAGCTGTTACAGTCATGGGTATCCGTTGCGCTTGTAATCGGCGTAATTGTTGCCGCACTTATCGGTGCGCTGATCGGCAAGCGGATTGTAAAGAAACATCTGACGGTATAA
- a CDS encoding ATP-binding cassette domain-containing protein, which yields MIDFEFEFQYSQESTPTLRKVSGNIPAGRCVVLCGGSGCGKSTLLRCLNGLIPQFYEGELTGFCRLDGHGTADLSIGEIGELAASVFQDPRSQFFTVNSSNEVAFGLENHGLPQEKIRNRVDEAFRTFHLEHLKNRNVYELSSGERQLISILSAWAMDTDIFLLDEPTANLDFAATQQLKNILLKLKKQGKTLLLSEHRLYYLADIADEYWIMANGEIKHKYTAEKAKSLLPLQLHTLCLRTLDLEKITVSERPPQPENMPQALSVSNLRYKYGRKNRAILSDVNFSVCEHEIVGLVGTNGCGKTTLGKLIAGLYRSTGGEISLFGKAQKPKQLQKQVLFIMQEAEFQFFTNSFLHELQYGHKITDEFEKKTETLLKSMDMWECRDRHPFSLSGGQMQRLTLMMAYLSDKPIIILDEPTAGQDAESLKRCAKLIREMGKEKTVLIITHDLELIADACDRCIGLIGGHSDTEFFIRSQQDLQAVRRYIERFHPTKVSPPKQYNERFHPATKLLYWLVLTIVISTSDNHLVYAAYAALMLLTAANGRLTAALIGSASFGLLWAANVLLPDTLFSFMLVLFPRIIAVGISMMTLIGRNEASRTLAALRNMHLPERFIMIVAVIFRFFPVLSGDMKLLRQSIRTRGAFATLWQKLRALPSYIEILTVPMALRVIRIAETLSASAETRGIDLKRRKSNFLSLRFSAWDILFFVVLTASVVVGLIL from the coding sequence ATGATAGATTTTGAATTCGAATTTCAATATTCGCAAGAAAGTACACCTACGCTCCGAAAAGTCAGCGGAAATATTCCTGCGGGGCGATGTGTGGTGCTTTGCGGCGGAAGCGGCTGCGGCAAGTCCACACTACTGCGATGCCTCAACGGTCTGATACCGCAGTTTTACGAGGGAGAGTTGACAGGCTTCTGTCGCCTAGACGGGCATGGCACAGCAGACCTTAGTATCGGTGAAATCGGAGAGCTTGCGGCATCGGTCTTTCAGGATCCACGCAGTCAGTTTTTCACTGTAAACAGCTCCAACGAGGTCGCATTCGGACTTGAAAACCACGGCTTGCCTCAGGAAAAGATACGGAATAGGGTCGATGAAGCCTTTCGGACATTTCACCTTGAGCATCTGAAAAATCGCAACGTCTATGAGCTGTCAAGCGGTGAGCGACAATTAATCTCCATACTCTCTGCGTGGGCGATGGATACGGATATTTTTCTTCTTGACGAGCCTACGGCAAACCTTGACTTTGCGGCGACACAACAGTTGAAAAATATTCTGCTTAAGCTTAAAAAGCAGGGAAAGACCCTGCTTCTCAGCGAACACCGCTTATATTATCTTGCGGATATTGCCGACGAATATTGGATTATGGCAAACGGCGAGATAAAGCATAAATACACCGCCGAAAAAGCAAAATCGCTTTTACCACTGCAATTGCACACGCTTTGCCTGCGTACACTTGACCTTGAAAAAATCACCGTGTCGGAAAGACCGCCACAACCCGAAAATATGCCACAGGCGCTCTCTGTTTCAAACCTTCGGTATAAATACGGAAGGAAAAACAGAGCAATACTTTCAGACGTAAATTTTTCCGTTTGTGAGCATGAAATCGTCGGTCTGGTAGGCACTAACGGTTGCGGCAAAACCACTCTCGGCAAACTGATTGCAGGACTTTACCGCTCCACAGGCGGCGAGATTTCCCTGTTCGGCAAGGCTCAGAAGCCGAAGCAGCTGCAAAAACAGGTGCTTTTCATAATGCAGGAGGCGGAGTTTCAATTCTTCACAAATTCCTTCCTGCACGAGCTTCAATACGGACATAAGATAACGGATGAATTTGAAAAGAAAACAGAAACGCTTCTTAAAAGTATGGATATGTGGGAATGCCGTGACCGCCACCCGTTTTCCCTCTCAGGCGGGCAGATGCAGCGACTTACGCTGATGATGGCATATCTTTCCGATAAACCGATTATCATACTGGACGAACCAACCGCCGGGCAGGATGCCGAGAGCCTGAAACGGTGTGCGAAGTTGATTCGTGAGATGGGAAAAGAAAAGACCGTTCTTATCATTACACACGATCTTGAGCTGATAGCAGATGCCTGCGACCGCTGTATCGGGCTGATCGGTGGTCACTCCGACACTGAATTTTTCATTCGGTCGCAACAGGATCTGCAGGCGGTGCGGCGATATATAGAGCGCTTCCATCCGACAAAGGTTTCACCGCCTAAGCAGTACAATGAGCGGTTTCATCCTGCGACAAAGCTGCTTTACTGGTTAGTCTTGACTATCGTTATATCCACATCGGACAATCACCTTGTATATGCCGCTTATGCGGCGCTGATGCTTCTGACTGCCGCTAACGGCAGGCTCACAGCGGCGCTTATCGGCAGTGCGAGCTTTGGACTGCTGTGGGCGGCAAACGTTCTTCTGCCTGACACACTGTTCTCGTTTATGCTCGTGCTGTTCCCACGAATAATTGCCGTAGGAATTTCTATGATGACGCTTATCGGACGAAATGAAGCAAGCCGCACCCTTGCCGCACTGCGAAATATGCACCTGCCGGAGCGGTTTATTATGATTGTGGCGGTTATCTTCCGCTTTTTCCCGGTGCTTTCGGGAGATATGAAGCTGCTGCGGCAGTCAATCCGGACACGAGGAGCATTTGCGACGCTGTGGCAGAAGCTACGGGCGCTGCCATCCTATATTGAAATCCTGACAGTACCTATGGCACTGCGGGTAATACGCATCGCCGAAACGCTGTCAGCTTCCGCAGAAACACGGGGCATCGACCTTAAACGCCGCAAAAGTAATTTCCTGTCACTTCGGTTCTCGGCGTGGGATATTTTGTTCTTCGTTGTGCTGACAGCATCTGTTGTGGTCGGTCTTATTTTGTGA
- a CDS encoding TetR/AcrR family transcriptional regulator, with translation MANKDHSLDDKIIRAAYSEFLAYGFCKASLHKISEKAGVTTGAIYTRYKNKDALFVALLQDFFEAMKVMFAPVAKEYEKAMFSAKTEDILSAINSEEKIYFELLASHYDDCTLFFSRSDGSSVETMLNDLMEQKTQQTVDFFFRVYGKKPNADAIRLIMGSQFWNFRQLLDKRPDEDRMFACLRSILDFTNAGWRQLCLTLK, from the coding sequence TTGGCAAATAAGGATCATTCGCTTGATGACAAAATCATCAGGGCGGCATATTCAGAGTTTCTTGCTTACGGCTTTTGTAAAGCCTCGCTCCACAAGATTTCCGAAAAAGCCGGAGTCACCACCGGAGCAATCTACACAAGATACAAAAATAAAGACGCACTGTTTGTTGCTCTGCTGCAGGATTTTTTTGAAGCGATGAAGGTTATGTTCGCACCTGTCGCAAAGGAATACGAAAAGGCAATGTTCAGTGCAAAGACGGAAGATATTCTCAGTGCCATAAACTCTGAGGAAAAAATATACTTTGAGTTGCTTGCTTCGCACTATGACGACTGTACCTTATTCTTCAGCCGCAGTGACGGAAGCTCTGTCGAAACAATGCTGAACGATCTTATGGAACAGAAAACACAGCAAACGGTCGATTTCTTTTTCCGTGTTTACGGGAAAAAGCCAAACGCCGACGCTATCCGTCTTATTATGGGGTCGCAGTTCTGGAATTTCCGTCAGCTACTGGATAAGCGCCCGGATGAAGACAGGATGTTCGCCTGCTTGCGCTCGATTTTGGATTTCACCAATGCCGGTTGGCGACAGCTGTGCCTTACTTTGAAATAA
- a CDS encoding LURP-one-related family protein, whose protein sequence is MKLLFKQRLFSWFDSYDIYDEAGNTAFVVKGELAWGHLLRIYNSCGKEVGYIKEKVFTWLPKFEMYVDYRYVGCISKEFTFIRPRFNIDYNGWNIDGDWLEWDYNIRDCTGRYIACVSKEIWNWTDTYVLDVQDPQDALYVLMLVLAIDAEKCSRNN, encoded by the coding sequence ATGAAACTTTTATTCAAGCAAAGATTATTCTCGTGGTTTGACAGCTACGACATTTATGACGAAGCCGGAAATACTGCGTTCGTTGTAAAAGGTGAGCTTGCATGGGGACACCTGCTCCGTATTTATAACTCCTGCGGAAAAGAGGTCGGATACATTAAGGAAAAGGTGTTTACCTGGCTTCCGAAGTTTGAGATGTATGTTGACTATCGTTATGTCGGCTGCATCAGCAAAGAGTTTACATTCATAAGACCCAGATTCAACATTGATTATAACGGCTGGAATATTGATGGCGACTGGCTTGAGTGGGATTATAACATCCGTGACTGTACCGGTCGTTACATAGCTTGTGTATCCAAAGAAATCTGGAACTGGACAGATACCTATGTGCTTGATGTGCAAGACCCACAGGACGCATTGTATGTATTGATGCTTGTTCTTGCCATTGATGCGGAAAAATGCTCAAGAAACAACTGA
- a CDS encoding recombinase family protein — protein MNVVIYARFSNHSQTEQSIEGQLKVCYEYAESNHYTVVGEYIDRAISGTTDNRAEFQRMISDSDKHTFEGVLVYQLDRFARNRYDSAINKAKLKKNGVRVLSAKENIANDASGILVEGVLESMAEYYSVELSQKIHRGMAINAEKCLSNGSNPGLGFKVDAERRFYVDEEEAAVVREIYERYASGETKAEIIRDLKRRRVKTSLGKEFSLNSLSHLLSNKRYIGVYLYKGKETPGGMPRILDDDLFYRVQSMMNKNKNAPARTHGEGEYLLTTKLFCGHCKEMMVGYGGTSKTGRQYHYYMCKKARKKKCDKKIIGKQYIEDRVVSECLKMLTDDKIRYIAKRVAEECNKSPDNISVREIKKAIKEVDAAIENLWKGIEQGQSVDMLTERLHKRQAEK, from the coding sequence ATGAATGTTGTAATATACGCCCGCTTTTCCAACCACAGCCAGACGGAGCAGTCCATTGAGGGACAGCTCAAGGTGTGCTATGAATATGCGGAGTCGAATCATTATACTGTTGTCGGAGAATATATCGACCGGGCCATCAGTGGCACCACGGACAACCGTGCCGAATTTCAGCGGATGATCTCCGACAGCGACAAGCACACCTTTGAGGGCGTTTTGGTGTATCAGCTGGACCGCTTTGCCCGGAATCGGTACGACAGTGCCATCAATAAGGCAAAGCTGAAAAAGAACGGTGTCCGGGTGCTGTCTGCCAAAGAGAATATTGCGAACGACGCTTCCGGCATCTTGGTGGAGGGCGTTCTGGAAAGTATGGCGGAATACTACTCCGTGGAGCTTTCTCAGAAGATCCATCGAGGCATGGCCATCAATGCCGAAAAGTGCCTGTCTAACGGCAGCAACCCCGGCCTGGGCTTCAAGGTCGATGCCGAGCGGCGGTTCTATGTGGATGAGGAGGAAGCCGCCGTTGTCCGTGAGATTTATGAGCGCTACGCCAGCGGCGAGACGAAAGCGGAGATCATCCGGGATCTGAAACGGCGCAGGGTCAAGACCTCCCTCGGCAAGGAATTCAGTCTCAACAGTCTCAGTCACCTGCTCAGCAACAAGCGTTATATCGGCGTCTATCTTTACAAAGGAAAGGAAACACCCGGCGGGATGCCTCGCATTCTGGATGATGACCTATTTTACCGGGTGCAATCAATGATGAACAAAAACAAAAATGCGCCGGCTCGAACTCACGGCGAGGGCGAATACCTGCTGACTACAAAGCTGTTCTGCGGGCACTGCAAGGAAATGATGGTGGGCTACGGCGGCACCAGCAAGACCGGCAGGCAGTATCACTATTATATGTGCAAAAAGGCACGCAAAAAGAAATGCGATAAGAAGATTATCGGCAAGCAATATATCGAAGACCGTGTTGTCAGCGAATGCCTCAAAATGCTTACTGATGATAAAATCCGATATATTGCAAAGCGTGTTGCAGAGGAATGTAACAAGAGTCCCGACAATATATCGGTGCGTGAAATCAAGAAAGCCATTAAGGAAGTCGATGCTGCCATTGAAAACCTTTGGAAAGGTATTGAACAAGGACAATCGGTTGATATGCTGACTGAGCGTCTGCATAAACGACAAGCAGAAAAATAG
- a CDS encoding ParB/RepB/Spo0J family partition protein, producing MKNTKKNISIEKLHPFENHPYKVQDNEEMDALAESIKMHGVVSPIIVRPLENTADEYEIISGHRRVMASRKAGITEVPALVVSLDRDAAAIVLVDSNLHREHILPSEKAFAYKMKAEALAHKGYRTDLTSVQVAPKLATEQIAEDAGTSKDTIKRYIRLTNLIPEILQYVDDGRIAFTPAVELSYLNEQEQYDLLEQMELNDCTPSLSQACRFKKMSGEEGLTPEVIATVMSEEKANQREMFKVPMERIRKYVPNANTKQAEDFVMKACEHYRRYLIRQRDRER from the coding sequence ATGAAAAATACTAAGAAAAATATCTCTATCGAGAAATTACACCCCTTTGAAAACCACCCATACAAGGTACAGGACAACGAAGAAATGGATGCACTTGCAGAAAGTATTAAGATGCACGGCGTTGTATCTCCCATTATAGTCCGACCACTTGAAAACACCGCAGATGAATATGAGATCATATCCGGTCACAGACGGGTTATGGCAAGCAGAAAGGCAGGGATCACAGAAGTCCCTGCCTTAGTTGTTTCCCTTGACCGTGATGCGGCGGCAATCGTGCTTGTGGACAGCAACCTGCATCGAGAGCACATTCTGCCCTCTGAAAAAGCCTTTGCTTACAAGATGAAAGCGGAGGCATTGGCACACAAAGGATATCGTACAGATTTAACTTCGGTGCAAGTTGCACCGAAGTTAGCAACCGAACAAATTGCAGAGGATGCGGGTACAAGCAAAGATACTATTAAACGCTATATCCGTCTTACCAACCTTATTCCCGAAATCCTGCAATATGTGGATGACGGGCGTATCGCTTTTACTCCCGCCGTTGAGCTTTCGTATCTTAACGAACAAGAACAGTACGACCTTTTGGAACAGATGGAGCTGAATGATTGCACTCCGTCGCTCTCTCAGGCTTGCCGTTTTAAGAAGATGAGTGGGGAGGAAGGCTTGACACCCGAAGTTATTGCCACCGTTATGAGCGAGGAAAAAGCAAATCAGCGTGAAATGTTCAAGGTGCCGATGGAGCGCATTCGCAAATATGTCCCTAACGCCAATACAAAGCAGGCAGAAGACTTTGTTATGAAAGCTTGCGAGCATTACCGCCGCTATCTGATTCGACAGCGTGACCGAGAACGATGA
- a CDS encoding relaxase/mobilization nuclease domain-containing protein, whose amino-acid sequence MKSLPPKRTVSVWKRQSGCGGANYEVVVTTHLNTDNIHNHFVINSVSFKTGRKFENHICDHVELRQISDAVCKEHGKSVIPFTHFYGNKKAYWIRNSGKLTHRDMLRRDVDEALSKCCTFKEFEYYLKCLGYRFERDFRYEHPSVIADGWKRAVRISGLGEKYSREAMRQKLVANQRLPELYVLITPKWKRAPLLNFEYQLRQARRKDTVQLLFELFIEILKLCTGSNIQEADNRPLSPMMRAEVQKLDKYIEEYKLLCDNHIESPKELLSFQENLSACISALEQERYALRLKLRRVKTPEEDAALKEQAKKITARITPLRKKLKVALRIEEHIPKIHELLDAERNIELKHNGLIIKKERGYER is encoded by the coding sequence ATGAAGTCGCTCCCGCCGAAGCGCACCGTATCGGTGTGGAAACGGCAAAGCGGATGTGGGGGGGCAAATTACGAAGTAGTTGTTACCACCCATCTTAACACGGATAACATTCACAATCATTTCGTGATAAATTCCGTTTCTTTTAAGACGGGCAGAAAGTTTGAAAATCATATCTGTGACCACGTGGAGCTTCGGCAGATCTCCGATGCGGTCTGCAAGGAACACGGAAAGTCCGTAATACCCTTTACGCATTTTTACGGCAATAAAAAAGCGTATTGGATACGCAACTCCGGCAAGCTCACTCATCGGGATATGTTACGGCGTGACGTGGACGAAGCACTTTCCAAATGCTGTACCTTTAAGGAATTTGAATATTACCTTAAATGCCTAGGGTACAGATTTGAGCGTGATTTCCGCTATGAACACCCCTCCGTTATAGCAGACGGATGGAAACGGGCGGTGCGCATTTCAGGTCTTGGTGAAAAATACTCACGGGAGGCAATGCGGCAAAAGCTCGTTGCCAACCAACGCCTGCCCGAACTGTATGTGCTTATAACACCCAAATGGAAACGTGCGCCGCTGCTTAACTTTGAATACCAACTACGGCAGGCACGGCGGAAAGATACAGTACAGTTATTATTTGAACTGTTTATTGAAATCTTAAAACTCTGCACGGGCAGCAATATCCAAGAAGCGGACAACCGCCCTCTCTCACCGATGATGCGGGCAGAGGTACAAAAGTTAGATAAATATATCGAGGAATACAAGCTCCTTTGCGACAACCATATTGAGTCGCCGAAGGAGCTTTTGTCATTTCAAGAGAACTTATCCGCCTGTATCTCTGCTTTGGAACAAGAACGGTATGCCCTGCGGCTAAAACTGCGCCGAGTGAAAACGCCCGAAGAAGATGCCGCCCTGAAGGAGCAGGCAAAGAAGATCACCGCAAGAATTACTCCCTTGCGAAAGAAATTAAAAGTCGCCCTGCGCATTGAGGAGCATATTCCCAAAATTCACGAACTGCTTGATGCCGAGCGCAATATCGAACTGAAACACAACGGTTTAATTATTAAGAAAGAACGAGGTTATGAACGATGA